DNA from Nitrospirota bacterium:
GTGCGGTAGGTTGTGGTCTGGTCAGGTTCGGTTGGGCGGGATATGGCAGCGTCAGGCAAGGCAAGGTAAGTATCAGCCTTGCAAGTGTCCTTGTATGGTGACGTACAGGGCGGTTCTTACGGGCCGTGATAACGCTTGCAAGGCTTTTTTTATTTTAAACAACATCAAAACCATAAGGAGGCTTTACAATGTCAAAATCAAAGAAGGCAAGAGAGGAAGAGGTAGTATCAGAACCTAAGTGTATTACTGAAATAAGGGAAGAGTTGCACGCTGATCAAGCAAGAATTGCAGCACTGGATAAGGAAGACGTTATGGACTTATCGGAGCAGCTTGTTACTTGTAGGTATAAGCTGGGATTCCTTGTAGATTGCTTTATCATTGTTGGATGATGTTATGCGAAAACTCACACAAGAAGAACCCCTTGACAGAAAATATAAAGACCATACCTTACAGGGCAATTTCAAAGACCGGAGAGAATGCCATATACAGCCGGACTGGTTATTGATATAAAGATTGATGCAAAAGAAAAGACGATTATCTTTGAGAGAACCGGCAGCCATGCAGACCTCTTTGAATAAGTAAGACCTTTCCATTGTCTCCACAATTCCCTTATCCCTGCTGTATTTTCTTGCCATGATTTGAATCTCCATTTATTCTTTTTCTGTTTTGAAAATTCTGTTGCTAAATCATGTAAGCACAAAAAAACTTGACAAGTATAAGTGACATGATTAATAATGTCATTTATGATATTCGAAGATATTAATTTGAGACTAAAAGCAGGAAAGATTGAAATATCCCTTCAGACCTCTGAACCTGTTCAGGTTGAGTCACAAAAACTATCACCAATAAAAATAAATAATGTTCATACCATAGTATTTACAGAACCCAAAAAGGATAATCAGGGTAATGTTCTACATAAAAAAGTTTCAAAGAAAATTGAGACCTTCCTATCTACCTTTATTAATGATGATTTGTGGAGTTCCTTTGATTCTGTGGGTACTACCATAAAAAAAAGATATGCAGCTAATAGAGAAAAACGATTTGCAAATTTGTTAATGGGGATTACCTCTTTTAAGCAAAAAGAGGTAGCGGAATTCTTAAACATTCCTTTTGGCACAATTAGAAACTGGTGTTCTGATCCAGACTTTAAATGTCTTATGAGTAAGAAGCGTCATGAATTCCTTGAATACTTGATAAACAAAATTATGGATTTTTTGAATGATTTTAAAGAAATCGATTCGCAGCATCACATTTTTATTGAGGTGGAAGGGTTAGAAGATTACAAAATTTACAACGCAAATATCGTGAATGATATTCTACAGATTTTTATAAGTCGGTATAGTCATACACCTGATGAGATTACGAAAAAAAGATATATGCTGATCCAGAATATTTTATTTGCATATATCTTTAAAAAAAGATTTATGCCTAGTGGATTAAGCGGTAATAACACGGCTGCTAATCTCATCGGCATTGTAAAGGAGATTTTAAATAAACCTATCCCGACGAAAAAGGAAAGGGATCAGTGTATGTTTATATTAACTTCTATTGAGAAATTTTTAAGGGAATTTAATCAAAGTAGTTAATTTTTTTTGTTTTGATGTGTGACAAAACAAATAATGTAATTGAAGGGAACAGGCATAAATGAACGATTTACAACAACTAATACAGCAGGCAGGGCTTGAGGCATACCGGCGTTATTTAACGGATG
Protein-coding regions in this window:
- a CDS encoding type II toxin-antitoxin system mRNA interferase toxin, RelE/StbE family, producing the protein MRKLTQEEPLDRKYKDHTLQGNFKDRRECHIQPDWLLI